A part of Ascochyta rabiei chromosome 3, complete sequence genomic DNA contains:
- a CDS encoding RNA pol II transcription cofactor, whose translation MKTISSILIAVIAISAAIYNNEYMLSRLTRFKKHFTTPSNNLANTTRDMSANNMFRGLPVIPDEQFSTTSPRKIAKSFLAVEQSEGAGARVRRSVGTPKLRNFSPFLMLDHFAIPPGAGFPDHPHRGQETITYLLSGAVDHEDFAGNKGTIETGDLQFMTAGRGIVHAEMPQQNEKGEANVGMQLWVDLPKELKSCEPRYRDLRAKEIPEATSEDGKVNVKVISGLAYGIESLKELAYTPVWLLDFTVQPGGTVKQPLPKGWNAFAYLLNGTTIFSTDGESRPIEQYHNVVFEKEGDSIEASVEEGAEKESRFILVAGLPLDQPIVQYGPFVVTSRDEVMQAMSDYQTHSNGFERAYNWESEIGKSMVH comes from the coding sequence ATGAAGACTATTTCCTCCATCTTAATCGCCGTCATCGCAATTTCAGCTGCAATTTACAACAACGAGTACATGCTCTCACGCCTCACGCGCTTTAAAAAGCACTTCACCACACCTTCAAACAACCTCGCCAACACAACAAGAGACATGTCTGCCAACAACATGTTCCGCGGGTTGCCCGTTATCCCCGACGAGCAATTCTCTACTACATCGCCTCGCAAGATCGCCAAGTCCTTTCTTGCAGTCGAGCAATCCGAAGGCGCAGGCGCTCGCGTCCGCCGATCAGTTGGCACTCCCAAACTACGCAATTTCTCGCCCTTCCTCATGTTAGATCATTTTGCAATTCCGCCCGGTGCAGGTTTTCCTGACCACCCCCACCGCGGGCAGGAGACCATCACATATCTGCTCTCAGGCGCTGTGGACCACGAAGACTTTGCAGGAAACAAGGGTACTATCGAGACTGGAGATCTGCAGTTCATGACCGCTGGGCGCGGTATTGTGCATGCAGAGATGCCACAGCAAAACGAAAAGGGCGAGGCGAACGTAGGCATGCAGCTTTGGGTTGATTTGCCTAAGGAGCTGAAGTCCTGCGAACCGAGATACCGCGACTTGAGAGCGAAGGAGATTCCGGAGGCTACGTCAGAAGACGGCAAGGTCAACGTGAAGGTGATCTCCGGTCTGGCGTACGGCATAGAGAGTCTGAAGGAGTTGGCATACACCCCCGTCTGGCTTCTGGACTTCACAGTACAGCCTGGTGGCACTGTTAAGCAGCCTCTACCCAAGGGCTGGAACGCGTTCGCCTACCTCCTCAATGGCACTACCATCTTCTCCACTGACGGCGAATCGCGACCAATTGAGCAGTACCACAACGTTGTCTTCGAAAAGGAAGGCGACAGCATCGAGGCTTCAGTGGAGGAAGGTGCAGAGAAGGAGTCGAGATTTATCTTAGTTGCTGGACTCCCACTTGATCAACCCATCGTTCAGTACGGACCCTTCGTCGTCACCAGCAGGGACGAAGTCATGCAGGCCATGTCAGATTATCAGACACATTCCAACGGATTTGAGCGGGCGTACAACTGGGAAAGCGAAATCGGAAAGAGCATGGTCCACTAA
- a CDS encoding Protein OS-9, whose protein sequence is MRNFWALPAVLRLALANQHAFSVFDDLLAFPQYEVAWPDTFILEDDATRLLAQEAPTLLGSSSTATPKSQQTQELSKHEQPFAGGPAADDALPHTYEAVVLQGQRYLCSIPMILDDVQQNDTTTAEEAKAEEEKELMRATDRGWELLEGMRGSCIYYLSGWWSYSFCYKDEVKQFHQLPPGRGVPIYPPVEDTSVHSFVLGRFSKEDKRKKDHARKTLSSEQGSKDAYDDEGNAPDEEEKALEIPRLETKGSSRYMVQRLSDGTECDLTGQPRKIDVQFHCNPQSTDKIAMIKETSICSYLMVVDTPRLCHDVAFLPPQKNFAHPITCQAVIPAADADEWTAAALEAKIRETERLLALAGSEDTANTNPLRDIADGLEGSTKRGPIIGGIEVGAQALVGSKGKVIEKTVVVGGGKETYIGTVASSDGTQMSKEEMKRLNIPDPKDVEKLKGNLRKLAGKKGWKLDLVDTPRGREFRGIIEAEDQDEEMLETEESAQDGNDRKAAREGKEGKNAGKRMSPGKQEAAGPVAEEDEEVYEGSEEVYKDEL, encoded by the exons ATGAGGAATTTCTGGGCGCTACCGGCGGTCTTGCGCCTTGCGTTGGCTAACCAGCATGCCTTCAGCGTTTTCGATGATCTGCTTGCGTTTCCACAG TACGAGGTTGCATGGCCAGACACATTCATACTGGAAGACGATGCGACAAGACTTTTGGCCCAGGAGGCACCCACACTACTCGGCAGCTCCAGCACAGCGACGCCCAAGTCGCAGCAGACACAGGAGCTCTCCAAGCACGAGCAGCCTTTCGCAGGTGGTCCGGCCGCCGACGATGCGCTGCCACACACATACGAGGCTGTGGTTCTGCAGGGCCAGCGGTATCTGTGCAGCATTCCTATGATACTGGACGATGTGCAACAGAACGACACGACGACGGCCGAGGAAGCAAAGgccgaggaggagaaggagttGATGCGCGCAACGGACCGTGGGTGGGAGCTTCTGGAGGGCATGCGTGGAAGCTGCATTTACTACTTGAGTGGGTGGTGGAGCTACAGCTTCTGCTACAAAGACGAGGTCAAGCAGTTCCACCAGCTGCCTCCCGGTCGCGGTGTGCCCATCTACCCACCTGTTGAGGACACAAGCGTCCACAGCTTCGTGCTTGGTCGGTTCTCCAAAGAAGATAAGCGCAAGAAGGACCATGCGCGCAAGACGCTGAGTAGCGAGCAGGGCAGCAAGGACGCCTATGACGATGAGGGCAATGCGCCAgatgaagaagagaaggCGCTGGAGATCCCGCGCCTGGAGACCAAGGGCTCAAGCCGGTACATGGTGCAGCGTCTTTCAGACGGCACCGAGTGCGACCTTACTGGGCAGCCGCGCAAGATTGACGTGCAG TTCCATTGCAACCCCCAGTCTACAGATAAAATCGCCATGATCAAAGAGACTAGCATTTGCTCGTACCTCATGGTTGTAGACACGCCTCGTCTCTGCCACGACGTTGCCTTCCTACCACCGCAGAAGAATTTCGCCCACCCCATCACCTGCCAGGCCGTTATACCGGCAGCAGACGCTGACGAATGGACCGCCGCAGCTCTCGAAGCTAAAATCCGTGAAACCGAGCGTCTCCTAGCACTTGCCGGGTCTGAAGACACTGCGAACACAAACCCTCTTCGAGATATCGCCGACGGCCTCGAAGGTTCTACGAAGCGCGGGCCTATCATTGGCGGTATCGAAGTCGGCGCGCAAGCTCTTGTAGGCAGCAAGGGCAAAGTAATCGAAAAGACGGTCGTCGTTGGCGGTGGCAAGGAGACATACATTGGCACAGTTGCGAGCAGCGATGGCACGCAAATGTCTAAGGAGGAAATGAAGAGGCTGAACATCCCTGATCCCAAAGATGTTGAAAAGCTAAAAGGAAACTTGAGGAAGCTAGCTGGGAAGAAAGGTTGGAAGCTGGACCTCGTCGATACCCCCAGGGGAAGAGAGTTCAGAGGAATCATTGAGGCTGAAGACCAAGACGAAGAGATGCTGGAGACAGAGGAAAGCGCACAGGATGGGAACGACAGGAAGGCAGCAAGGGAAGGAAAAGAAGGGAAAAACGCTGGAAAGAGAATGAGCCCTGGCAAGCAAGAGGCAGCTGGACCTGTGGCTGAGGAAGATGAAGAAGTATACGAGGGGAGCGAGGAAGTGTACAAAGATGAATTATAG